The genomic DNA TAGTGGGTGGGACGGGCGACGGCCGTTAATCCGGTGGGAAATTTCTTTGCAATTTGTTTAACGCACCGCACAACCGAGAATGGTGTGGACTTCTTGGTGTGGATGTACCTCGTCGAGGAGGGGATGTGCTCTTCTTCCGCATGCTTAGAACTCCTCCAGGACTTCCACCGGCCTCTCCGCATCATCCAAAAGCCATAATTAAAATGAGTCCCGCATGTCGtatccatgtgtgtgtgtggaacgcTTCATTTGCTCGATCTCATCTCATCGGAAGGGTTTTTTGCGTGGGCCTGGAGCACGGTGTAACAACACCCGAACCAAGAAGCGTGTCGGTTGGTGCCCATTCATCACCCGCTACGGAAGGGTTAAGGCTTAAGAGCTGCTGTGATTTTGCGTACCTTTAAAGGAGGCTTTTGTCACGTTACCGCGTTAAAAGGGGGAAGATCTTCTGGCGGAGCTGGTGACTCCGGGGTAAGGAGTGATCCGTGTTACAATTCTCACTCGCATCATTTATATTAATGATGAAACCAtccatttaaattattaaccACGCACAAACAACCATTTGCTTTGCATATATACAACCGTACTTATCAGTGCTACGGCTTCTGGCGCATAAGGGTAGAATATCGATTGGCAGGGAAGAGACGTTTCACATTTCCTAAGGACACCCGGACACCTTTTTGACACTTTTGGCTCGAACTGTGGTAGAGTTGCAAGTTTGAGGAGTTTTAAGAAATGGGTCTTTGTAAAGGTCGTCCGACTGTACCGATGGGAGATTATTGAACGTGTCACCGGAATATGAACGTTCCAAAGTATTCCGGAAAGGTCGGTGAGAAGTTTGGAGATAGTGCTTTAAGGTTCGGAGTGGAGCCTAAAAATCAATGAACGTCCTTAAGTATTGAAAGGTGCCAATTTAAAGCTTAGACTAAGGCCAAGTGCCTTAAAAACGTCgataaaattgattaaatgTATAAAATTGTTCGAGAATTTGAAGGCTTGAATTCCAACGTTTTATAATACTTATTTTGGTGAGTTAACTTAAAATTAATTACTTACGTACTTTTTAACTAACTCACATGTGTTCTTACTTGCTACATTTAAgcttaaaaattgttttgaagGACCTGTTATAAAGTTCCGTCTAAAAATCACTAGAAAATTGAGTTTGTTTACTTAAAATTTTcagttaaattatttaaatgaatTAAGTAAGTTTCATAAAACTATTTTCTTACAAGCAATACAACCAGGCCATTGTAATTAGATAATCAAAAATAAGCCCACAAAGGCCCtttaatttagtttaatttCATTACAATGCAAGATTTATCATAAAATTTATCCTATAAGTATACGCATAAAGCCTCAACTTGTAAAACTTTCTacaaaaatgttcaaaatagTACATAAAAAAGTACCTAAAAAATACTCCAACTAACTAACCCAAGCCATTTATGGGCGTGTGCTACCAAGACCCAGTAGTAGCTGGATCTCCAGTTTTTTCCCTCGCTTTCGTCTATATATTTATGTGTCAACGTAGCAAAAAAACCTCCACATcttttttcccaaaaacccagtgcaaaaaataaaactcaaaaaaGACTGTCACATTTTTAAGACTGCCCATTTGGCTTATCTTCACGCGAGCTAAGAAGCTACCACCGTGTGGAACACACATAAAATATGCAACAGGGCGGAGATTGCCCAAGCGCTCCAGTACATAAGGCTCTCGGTCACATAGGTATCTAGTGGCTGGTGTAGAAGAGACCTCCAGGGTGCCGGATAGGAATCGCACTGCTCCCCTTTTACTGAGACTGAGGGACATTTACTGCACATGCGCCACGTTCAGCCAGTAGAAAGCTTTCACCTACTTTCGAGCCCCAAACCGTCGCGTATGGGGCGCGGCATTTGGTGAGCGTGAGGTGCGTTTGGCTATTACTGACGGTGAGGAAAAATAAGCTCCACGAAACAGAATTTAGTCCAAAATAGTTAAACTGTTGCTTTAAAAAAGGTTTTGAGAAGgtataaaataatcaaaacagATTTTTCTCTGAAGAAGTATATTTTCCGCCCAGACTTCTAGTGATAGCCGTAGTTTGCACCTTCCTCCAGGATCACAATGATCGAATCGAGCGTTTCCTCCGCTGTTGGGATGATCTGCTCCGGTGGCAGAACGAATCCGTACTGTCCGAGATCGCGAAGCTCGTACGCGTACACCAGAGGAATCTGGTGAACACCCTTGACCCAATCGATACTGCCTCCGGAAGCGACATCTGGAACGATAGAACAGGTAATTAGAAACCGAGAGTTCTCTCGAGTGATAACAGTCCCCAACAATACTCACAGATCGCTTCAGCAATGTTGCCGATTCTGTAGGTCGTACCGTAACGCTCCCGAAGTTTGTTGATCGCCTTCGTGCCGATTGCAATCTGTAAAACAAGTGACAATAAACCAGACATTACATCTTACGGCTGGAGTTGTTATCAGAGTCTGGATTGATTGGATTGAGGCAATCGTACCGTTTCATCGTAATTGTCCAGTCGAGCGGTAGTATGACCGTAGGGCACCAGTAGCAGCTGCGTGTACGAGTGGAACGCAAGATAGGTGCTCAAGTTGTCCAGCGAACTGATGAAGTCGGACAGCTGGCGGGTTTCAATTTCCGAAAAGGCAGACGGACCAGCAAACGTATCGGAACACGGCACACTGGAGGCACCACCCTCTGTCGGGAAGAGTTGTCCTTGGTTACTTAGCTCCAAACTGATCCTTCGACTCACTACTTACGCATAAAGTTGTATCCCCAGTTCCTGTTAGGATCGGCACCACGGCACAGAATGCTCACCTCGGAACGCGTTTTACGCCACTGGCGATCGGTCGTGTGGGTGTACTCGTAACCATCCGGATTCGTGACCGGAAAGACGTACCAATCGTAGTTCTCCGCAATGTAACGCACCTTCGGATCGCTGGACGTGAGCAGCTCGTTCAACACCCAAGTCACCGTCGCTCCACTAACCCACTCGCGGGCATGAATCAAACTCTCCAGAAAAACACCCATGTTGCCCGCCTTGTAAGACACCTTCACACCCTTGATCGGACGTCCCTCGAAGCTGTTGCCAACGTTCAGTGGCGTCACGATACCCGGGTAGCTCTCTACCAAGCTATCCAACCAGGCATAGATCACATCCGTCCGGTAGTACGCAGTCCAGCCGAACGTTTCCTTACGCAGCGAGTGACGCGCTTCCAGATCGATTTGATCCTGCAGGTTGGCAATTTGCAGCTGGGCCCGCAGTCCCACCTTTGCCCGCATTTCCGAAAAATGACCACGTTTGTGCGGTGGCACTACGAGCTGCACCTCGGTTCCAACCTTCACCGGATCGCTCCAGAATCGGTATCCATCGGGGTACTGTTCGATGGCTTGGAGTAGCTCCAGCTGCTGCTCGGTCTGGATACGAACCCGGTACACACGGTAGTTATCGTACCGGGCCTTTTCGGCCACCGTAGCACCGATCAGCGCTAACGCAACACACACTAAAACGAACTTCATTGCGGTGAATGATACTACTGTCCAGCGGACACTAACCTTTGTTTGGGATGGGCCGGGAGCTTTATAGCGTTTACCTTGAGGATTATCTGTGAGGTGTATTACGGGTTTGGGAAATCCTTCGCTTGCAACCAGTTCTTATCGTTTGACGCAGGATAAATTGGACGATTCTTGAAGATACCGCCAATAATCGTAATGATTAGCTGGAAtaattggtttatttttatgagtACTATGACGATAAAGATTAGTATTTTTACTACTACCGTACAATGGTTTTATCTGTGTCCGATAAGAGCGATTTGGTttagaaaaagaataaaatatttgtgACATCTACGCTGTGCTATTTTCGTAAGGCGCTATCTGGTAGTAAACTGTCAGTTAAATGTCATCTGGTAGTTAAATGTCAAAAACTGTTATACATCTGACCTGTCACCTTCTTCAGTATACTAACATTATACAGACTGAATAACTTTTAAgtcaattttttaaatatttctatcACTAGATAATGTAACACATAGCTCAAGCCAGCTGAAAGCCTCAAAACCCATCGGCAGCGTCCATCCACACAATTTTGCATAATTGTTGCTATAAATTATCCAAATGTACACAATTATCCTTACTGTAATcaggttccttttttttgcacccatTTCCACACACTTAGTTAGATCCGGTTTCCTGAgcatccttcttttttttcactctcccGTGCCCACCATACTCGAAACTATACGCCCCTGGTAGGACAATCAGTCACCCAAAACCCTCGACCTCGAATCAAACCCATCGCACCCCGTTCCGTCTGTCCCGGGTGGTTGGGCCTGTGCTGCAAACGAGAAACCCCGTTCCGGAGCTTACGGAAGCCACTGGCTCAATTAACCCCTCGACGTTTTGTTCGCTTGTTGAgctcggtggtggtgtagtttttttttgttgcttcctcTTTCTGCTAGTCAAATATCCGGACCGCCCGGAGTGGGTTCTTTCCTCACATATGTTGACTTCTGAAAGCGATCCACGGTGCCAgtgcccttttttatgctctGAGGCGAGCATAGCAACTCGGTTAGAGGGGTTCATTAATCATAGAAATCgtagaaaaaaatgcaagtCGTTATCTCTTCTAGAGAAAGAAAGGGATAGACAGTGGATAGTGGAGGAACTGCAGGACTTTATTCAATCTACAGTGGAACGTTTAAGTTCAATGGTATCCCAACACTTTGCCTTCTTCCAAGATCACGATGATCGAGTCGAGCGTCTCCTCGGCGGTTGGGATGATCTGCTCCGGTGGCAGCAAGAATCCATACTCACCAGTATCACGCAGCTCGTAGGCGAACGTTAGCGGAGTTTGAAGAGTACCTTTCACCCAATCCAAACTGCTACCGGAAGCAACGTCTAGAATGAAAAACGGAAGCCCATTAAGACGTCAGGTGCCATTGATAGCTACGGTATCCCGAATTCGAAATACTCACAGATAATCTCGGCAATGTTTCCAACCTGATAGCGACTGCCGTGGCGCTGCTCCAGCTTTACAGCAGCCTTTGTTCCAATTTCCATCTGTTTTGATAATGGTACAATTACGACTCAATTAATGCGCTCCGTCACCGCCGATAAGCCACTTACCAGTTCGTAGTAGTTATCGAGCGGTTCTCGCGTGTGTCCGTAAGGTACCATCAACAGCTGACCGGACGAGTGGAAATCGAGATAGGTAGAGAGGTTTGGAATTGTGGCAATGTACGCCGACAGGGTGCGGGTTTCAATCTCCGAAAACGGTGCAGGTCCGGAGAAGGTGTCCGAGCAGGGAATCGTTGAGGTACCACCCTCTAGAATCAAGAACCAACTTTATAGTTATTTTTTTACCAAAACGACCTCCATCTCAATCGAAATCTTACGGTTAAACTTGTAGTCCCAGTTGCGGTTAGGATCAACACCGTAGCACAGCACATTCTGACGGGAGCGAGTTTTTCTCCACAGCCGCGTTGTGGTGTGCGTGTAGACATATCCGTCCGGATTGGCCACCGGTACCACGTACCAGTCGTAATTCTCGGCCGCGTTGCGTACAGCCCCATCCTGCGAGGTGAGCAACTCGTTCAGCACAAACGTTACGGTTGCGGCACTGATCCATTCCCGGGCGTGTATGGTGCCCTCGGTAAAGACGGCTGGATTGCCTTCCTTGTACGACACCTTCACACCACGAATCTGACGACCTTCGTAAGTCTCCCCAACGACGATCGGCGTAACGACATCCGGGTACTGCTCGACCAGTGTGTCCAACCAGGCGTAGATGTCCTCCAGCGGATGGTACGCAGTCCAGCCGAACGTTTCACGGCGTCCTCGCAGCTGTCCATCGATCACGGTCTGTAGGTTCGGGAAGGCAATCTCACCCTTCAACGAGTACTTGCTGTTGAGCTCTTCAAACTCTCCCAGTTTGTGTGGTGGGACGACCAGCTTCACGGTGGAGTTCAGATGGACCGGATCACTGAGGAACGCATAGCCATCCGGGAACTGTTCGATGAGTTGCAGCAACTCCAACTGTTCTACGCGCTCGATGGAGAGCTTATACACACGGTAGTTGTCGTACCGTGTTAGCTTGGCCTGGACCAAGCCCGACGACAGAACTGCCAGCAGGCAGACAAAAAGTCCCACTACACCGGTTGATGCCATGGCGACGACTGACCGGCAGGTTCGTTAGCGCGTCTTGAAGATTGTGAGGTAGGTCAGATTGTTCACCTCGAGCTTATCGCGCGATACATTCAAAACGACACCGCTTGCCATTGTGTGATAGCTAGACAATTGAGCTAAACTATCGACGAACCAGCAGGCGATAAGATGCGCACTTCATAAGCATGGCGTGTGACTTGTAAGTGACAGCGGGCTACTCCGGGGCCTGAAGGCTATCGGGCACTCAATTAAGGCAGTTTCATTGTGACATCTTGCTTCTGAAAGAATTTTGCAGGGTGACACACTCGCTTTAAAACTGCTATCCATTTAAGTAACTGCTAAGCCGATAAGCTCAAAAACACAATTACAACTAACATCGTTACCGCTTGAGTGCTTGACTTCTGAGCTGGTGTGCCGTATGTGTTTCTTGacgcgtttttttcttcttaaaccATTCCAGCGCTACCCACTTTATCTTATCGGTGAATCCATTTGGAAAATGGATCGGTAAATTGTAGGTCCTCCTCTGTCAAGCAAAGCCTTCCTTCCGACATGCCGGAGCAGTTCACCGTCCCTCGCAAAATCTCATTGCGCCTTTTTTCCCATGGTAAACGTAATCGAGCTGTGTAGTAGCGGTACATGTTTTACATGCATACTTTCCAGgcgctttcttttcttccagcaCCGGAATTGTGTAATGTTTTGTACATCACAAAGAAGCTGTAATCTGAATGCGCTCGCTGAGCATCTCGTGCTATGGTAGTGATAAGAATTAAGGAAGTGGAAATCTTCCCATACACGCGCACACGCCCGATGGAAGGGAAAAAATCCCTTGTCGCTCATTCAGTTAGGCCGCATTTTGAGTGTGCTCTTTGTGCGTCGTTCCGTTTTTCACATGCTCACACGACTCCACGCTAAACTCCCCTTTCATGCGTTAAATTTCTCCACCCTCCTCCTCTTTGGAGGGTCGAAtgtaaagggaaaaaaatattatctgCACAAGATTATTAATCTGATGAATATCGAATGTGAAAGGCCAAAGGATGTGCAGGCTCGCACGGGCTGCCGGTACGAGAACAATAAACTGATGCTGAACACGGGAGCAATAAATTCTTGCCCCGTGAACGATGGCACCCTTTTGAAGTCTTTCGTGAACTCTTCAGGAACGCCAGGGAAGCAATCTTTTCCGCGagctaataaataaataaaacccacGGCTCagggaggcaaaaaaaaagcaaacaagatGTGTTACATCCAATTTACATACGAAAGAAGCCAGGTAAGATGGATGTAAAAGGCCTTCCACCCCGAGCCAAAACCCACGCCCCGGGAGATGAGTTCTGGGACAGCGTCCCTAAAGGTCGTGTTGTGCCGCAACACACATTCCGAGTTTTAATGTTGTGCGTTGTTCACGTTATCAAGTGATTTTCTCGCTGTAAAACAACGCTAACCATTTCGTAAAAATCCGTTCCGTTTAAATTCCCGGGCATAAAGGTGGCGCACATTTCACTGATCGCGACCCATTACGAATTAGCATAAGAATGGGGATCGGTGGAATGGTACTCGTCTGTCAGGAAGCGAGCTGGATGTGGATGTGTGTCGGCGAGAGTAAGATACGGCACTGGGAAAGGCCATAAATTGTGCCCTGGAAGCGTTTGTTTATTGAGCAAGTGCTCAATTTAATGGCCCATTAACTGGGGCGCCCGGTATTGATGGATGGTTGGTGgcagaaaattaaaaaccGATCTCGAGTGTGGTAATCAAACGGTACAGCTACCGGGTCGGCAACCGAAAATTGGTTGTAAAGCTAATTTTTGAACTATCTCTTAAATAATTAGAAATGagttttgttatttgaatCTTTAATGGCAGATTGGGCGTGTTTAATTAAGCTATTAGAGAGCTGTCATAAACGGtgtatttgaattttgaatctCAGTAGACGGTTTGCTATGCGGATTGCATAATCTATAACCGCGGTTTTAAAATAAGcttgaatgtatgcaatccacaAGACGGTGCTGCTAAACCATTCGAGAGTGTTATACACATactgaattttaaattaaaattcctGTCATCGACGATGTTTTTAGAAACACCCGACAAATCGATCGACTCTCCaaataaattcttttttttcccagAACTGATTTCATTCagggttttatttattctttcaaCCATAACTCACGCAAACCATAAATCATATCCGCATTAAACCTTCTTCTTGAGGTGAAAACTTTTCCTCAAAACTAATATTTCAAAACTTACTCAagcacgcaacaaaaaaactgtccaATGGTTTTCTTCCTATGTATCCTAgtgaagacacacacacacacacaaaaaaactgctgGTCACTGCCGTCTGCAACGTTCCAAGGGAGGAGTGTCCCAAAACTGAAGGCACAGCCACATGTCCGAATCGTCCGACTGTGGAAATCATTTTTCCCGATTGCTTTGAACAACATGCACGGGCCCAACCAGACCGCACTATCTCGGGGGAATGCGAGACCAAGTGGTGCGAGTGTTGTGCCTCGCAAGATTTCTTGCCACACTTCGGTTTTCGGAAGTCATTCAGCTACCTAGAGCGTTCGAAATTACACCCAACTTGCAAGTAACcggcctggaaggtgttgtgGACAAGGCACAAAACTTTGGCCCGATGCAATCATTGTCCTCGGACCACCCGAAACACATCCGTGTACGTCGAATCCAATGCTGGAGGGCCGGCGGAATGATAAAGGATTTTATTGCAATCACGTAACTATTGTGATGggaataaatatatttttctcgagcatttttttttctcttatggAAGGATATCGAGGGTCTTCCTTAGTCAGCCGTTGAACAGTGTGGTCGGGGTTTGGTCATGTTAATTTTTCATCTTCCAAAAAGCTGGCAAACCCCTGCAACCAGGCCATCGAAACAATCGTACGTAGCCGACATCCGACTGATGggtgttttattgtttgttgatCGGTTTGTGAACCACACGACAATTGGACGTCCCCGGCAAGGGAAGGGGGAACTTCCACAGGGAGTGGGCAAACATACATGGCCTTAAAATCGGTccaaagtagaagaaaaagaaaaaaaaagtacccAAAACCCATCGTGAATTGCACCTGTGGTGAAGACTCGTGAAGTCGTGAGGTCCTCCCGTTTTCTTAGTAGAAGGATCAGGACACTTTACAATTTGAATGCGTTCCAAATAGGCGGCGTTGAAGAAAAGTGAGGTTATAGCTGTCAAAATGGATAAGAGAGTGCGGGAGCATGCTTCTTAAACATTCCTTCCATCCCATCACAAGTGTCGTTAGCAAATTACCGgacggatttgtttttttttgcctgtgtCCTCCCTTTACTCCAGGTCTCCTTCTGTCGACTCATCCAACCCCTCATCTTGACAATCCATCGTAAtccccgttttttgtttgtaccaAACAAAATACAAATCAACCGGATCGGTGAGCCGAAGCAACCGTAAGGCTCATTGACAGACGGCTCCCGGTGCCCGGTGACCAGGGAGCGACACGGGGAAAGGGAAAATGTAAATGGAAAAACTGTCTCAAAAAATAGGTCCTGATGGGTTTACTGTaccattttcccttttcctgATCATTCGCTGTCTTGTTGTTTTCACTCCCCTTCACAAGTATTTGAATATGAATGACAAATAAACGAATTGATCAGGGATAGGGAGTACAAAGACCACGTTCGACAGGGCTGTGATGAtttaaaatcatcatcaaatcAACCAAGATGATGCGACACACCTTCCTCTGTTCATCCCGCACTTCAGGGCGGCCCGTGTCCTTGGGcggaaatgcgttttttgtgttttattgatGGAAGCGATAATTAATACCGAGAGCCAATACGCCACCATTTCACGGTGATTCGATTGATGGATTGTGCAATCGAATCGGGCAGGTTGGTTTCGCCAATAAGTCCACATTATCCGATGAAATGCGATCTTTTCCCCTCTTTGTGTGCTGTTTACTGTCCTTGTTGGCTATAAGCTAATTGTAAGAGAGAAGGCAAACTTCCCGCTGGTTTGGAGGATGTGCCCGAGTGCTAATGATAGCGGTATAGTTGTTTCGGATGAAAGGAGTGAGGTTTCCTCCTccagtttttgtttcaatcgatttttttttattagcttGAGACAGATGATGGtatttgtttagttttattcgtTCAATGAAGTATATAAGGAAGGGTTGTTATCTTTACGCGGTTTGCAGCTGATTCCTCAAGAACAACAGTGGTTTAAGCAACGGTTTTAGCACTTGATGATGCAACAACACCAGTCGAATTCTGAATTATGTCACATTTATGAGAACAATCTCAGATGATATCGCAATAGCAGCACATAATCTCATACAGCTAAAAAATAAGGCATAAAAAATGGGCGAAAAAGCGAAGCATCTGGGCATCCTGTACTAATAAtgatatatttaaattaaaaagtgattttcagttgtttattttgtagttttcatgaaaatttatgaaaatataTGACACGGTAATGAGTTTGCTGCTTTCTCAGAACATCCACAAGGGCGCCATATTTGGCCATTATTCTTGGATCTTCAGCTCTCCTTTTTATAGCCTTATGAGGTTCCTGCTTGAGGCTTCCTTGAATTATtacaaattcaaaaaaatattgcaaaaatgttacaaaaattaacaaggcatttcctccctattatttattttccctgCCTTATCCCCGGCAAGCTCGGCTATGGATGTGTGCAGATTACGGTGTGGTTGTCTATAGTGGAGGATGTTCGAAGTTTTGGTCCGAGTCTATTAGtgtttggggcggtccggtgaccaaggtgacagcggcgccgatcttaacatgacaggaccagggttcaaatcccatccagaccgtgcCTCTCCGTACGTAAGACTGACTAGTTTACTACGAGTataaccaagtcacagaaagcctgcGATACGATACGGATCTGCGTATAGTGTTCCTCAAGCATCCCAGCAATGAAATCACTATCTCGACGATATCCGTAGTTAGAGAGTACAAAAATTGGGCTTTGGAAAAGCTAATAT from Anopheles stephensi strain Indian chromosome 2, UCI_ANSTEP_V1.0, whole genome shotgun sequence includes the following:
- the LOC118507293 gene encoding zinc carboxypeptidase-like; its protein translation is MKFVLVCVALALIGATVAEKARYDNYRVYRVRIQTEQQLELLQAIEQYPDGYRFWSDPVKVGTEVQLVVPPHKRGHFSEMRAKVGLRAQLQIANLQDQIDLEARHSLRKETFGWTAYYRTDVIYAWLDSLVESYPGIVTPLNVGNSFEGRPIKGVKVSYKAGNMGVFLESLIHAREWVSGATVTWVLNELLTSSDPKVRYIAENYDWYVFPVTNPDGYEYTHTTDRQWRKTRSEVSILCRGADPNRNWGYNFMQGGASSVPCSDTFAGPSAFSEIETRQLSDFISSLDNLSTYLAFHSYTQLLLVPYGHTTARLDNYDETIAIGTKAINKLRERYGTTYRIGNIAEAIYVASGGSIDWVKGVHQIPLVYAYELRDLGQYGFVLPPEQIIPTAEETLDSIIVILEEGANYGYH
- the LOC118507291 gene encoding zinc carboxypeptidase-like, whose product is MASTGVVGLFVCLLAVLSSGLVQAKLTRYDNYRVYKLSIERVEQLELLQLIEQFPDGYAFLSDPVHLNSTVKLVVPPHKLGEFEELNSKYSLKGEIAFPNLQTVIDGQLRGRRETFGWTAYHPLEDIYAWLDTLVEQYPDVVTPIVVGETYEGRQIRGVKVSYKEGNPAVFTEGTIHAREWISAATVTFVLNELLTSQDGAVRNAAENYDWYVVPVANPDGYVYTHTTTRLWRKTRSRQNVLCYGVDPNRNWDYKFNQGGTSTIPCSDTFSGPAPFSEIETRTLSAYIATIPNLSTYLDFHSSGQLLMVPYGHTREPLDNYYELMEIGTKAAVKLEQRHGSRYQVGNIAEIIYVASGSSLDWVKGTLQTPLTFAYELRDTGEYGFLLPPEQIIPTAEETLDSIIVILEEGKVLGYH